One segment of Triticum aestivum cultivar Chinese Spring chromosome 2A, IWGSC CS RefSeq v2.1, whole genome shotgun sequence DNA contains the following:
- the LOC123186019 gene encoding transcription factor MYB93-like, with amino-acid sequence MGRSPCCCRDADVKKGPWTEEEDKTLVEHIQKRGGNVGSWRRLPKAAGLNRCGKSCRLRWTNYLRPDIKRGNFTDEEERLIITLHAGLGNKWATIATHLEGRTDNEIKNYWNTHIRKKLLRMGVDPVTHQQLPPGQSHHHLNATSIAHHPGALLWAAAATSLGSLDTGALMQAQLLQQLLQVIGSNNGASGLIANLAAANAMLNSSGSMVPNLLQEQDQMNCLQPGYLCNTSNFAEQHVPQQQLTNDTSPGTSSFAAAKQADQLCCTATSFASHDVAPVGNWSPAQEFGGLLEPMMELPDLCSLESDSFWKDIPEDSYRL; translated from the exons ATGGGGAGGTCGCCGTGCTGCTGCCGCGACGCCGACGTGAAGAAGGGGCCATGGACGGAGGAGGAAGACAAGACGCTGGTGGAGCACATCCAGAAGCGCGGCGGGAACGTCGGCAGCTGGCGCCGCCTGCCCAAGGCCGCCGGCCTCAACCGCTGCGGCAAGAGCTGCCGCCTCCGCTGGACCAACTACCTCCGCCCCGACATCAAGCGTGGCAACTTCACTGACGAAGAGGAGCGCCTCATCATCACCCTACACGCCGGCCTTGGCAACAA GTGGGCAACGATCGCGACGCACCTGGAGGGCCGGACGGATAACGAGATCAAGAACTACTGGAACACGCACATCCGCAAGAAGCTCCTACGCATGGGCGTCGACCCAGTCACGCATCAGCAGCTGCCACCCGGCCAGAGTCACCACCACCTCAACGCCACCTCCATCGCCCACCACCCCGGGGCGCTCCTCTGGGCTGCGGCGGCTACAAGCCTCGGCAGCTTGGACACCGGCGCCCTTATGCAGGCGCAACTTCTACAACAGCTCCTCCAGGTCATCGGATCCAACAATGGCGCCAGCGGCCTCATCGCCAACCTAGCTGCAGCAAACGCAATGCTAAACTCAAGCGGTAGCATGGTTCCGAACCTCTTGCAGGAGCAGGACCAGATGAACTGCCTGCAGCCGGGTTACCTCTGCAACACCTCCAATTTTGCAGAGCAGCACGTGCCGCAACAGCAGCTGACCAACGACACGTCTCCGGGAACGAGCTCCTTTGCAGCAGCTAAACAGGCTGACCAGCTCTGCTGTACTGCAACTTCATTTGCATCGCATGATGTTGCACCCGTGGGTAACTGGTCGCCTGCGCAGGAGTTCGGTGGCTTGCtggagcccatgatggagctgcccGATCTGTGCTCTCTAGAGAGTGATTCTTTCTGGAAGGACATACCGGAGGACAGCTACCGTTTGTAG